ATCGGTCTCGGTGGCGCTCAACGGGCCGCTGACCGCCAGCACCGTCGTCTCGGTGGGGCCGTAGCCGTTGAGGAAACGGCGGCCGGGTGCCCACCGGGCGACCAGCGCGGCCGGCACCGCCTCGCCGCCGCAGAGCACGGTACGCCAGTCGGGCAGCTCGGCCGGGTCCAGCATGGACAGCACGGTGGGCGTGATGAAGCCCCAGTTGACCTCGTGCGCGGCGATGAACCGGGCCAGCCGGACCGGGTCGGCGCGGTCCTCGGCGCCGAGCAGCTGCACCGAGCCGCCGAGCAGCAGCGGCACGAACAGGTCCATGGTGGCCGCGTCGAAGCCGAGCGAGGCGATGCCGAGGCTGCGTACGTCGGCGTCGGCGCCGGTGAGCGCGACCACGCCGGTGACGAACTCGACCACGTTGCGGTGGCTGGTGAGCACGCCCTTCGGGCGGCCCGTCGAGCCCGAGGTGAACAGCACGTACGCCGGGTCGCCCGGGCGGGCCGGGCAGGGCGTGAGTGGGGCCGGGCCGGGCAGCCCGACCGCCTCGATGCCGGGCGCGTCGCCGAACTCCGCCTCGGCGGCGTCGCCGACCACCAGGGACACGCCCGCGTCGGCGGCGATCCCGCGCAGCCGCCGACGCGGGCCTCCCGGCTCCAGCGGCACGTAGCAGCCGCCGGCCAGCAACACCCCCAGTACGGTGGCGACCAGCTCGGGCCGGCGGGCGCCACACACCCCCACCCGGGTCTGCCGGCCGACGCCCCGGGCACGCAGCGCGGCGGCCACCCCGGCGGCCAGGGACAGCAGCTCGGCGTAGCTGAGCCGGCTGTCCCACTGGCGCACCGCCACTGCGTCCGGTGTGCGGGTGGCCTGTGCGACCACCAGCTCGGCGATCGTCGCGTCCGGCCAGGGCAGCGGCTCGCCCCGTATCGCGCTGATGGACAGGATGTCGGTCACCGGTTCCCCCCGGGGTAGCTGCTCGGATCGGTGATCTGCAGGCGCAGCTCGCTGACGTAGGCGCGGCCCGCCGCGTCGGTCACCCAGCTGTCGGTCGGCGTCGGCAACAGCTCGCTGACCACGAGCGTCACGTCCGGCCCGCTGCGGGCGGCGGCGTCGACCATCGCGCACAGCGACTGGGCGTAGAGCGGGCCGGTCAGGTCGACGTAGCAGGGTTTGACCTCGGTGCCGACCTTCACGAACACCTGCTCGGGCAGGCCGAGCCGACCCCGCCAGCGGCGTACCGCGAGGAACCGCGCCGCCTCCCCGGTCACCCCGGCCAGGCCGCTCTCCTCGACCGTGGTCCGCCAGGTGCGTCGGGCCACGACCAGCCGGTCGATGGTGATCCTGGGCGTGTGCGGTGCCGGGTCGAGCAGCTTGAAGGCGTCCACCAGCAGCGAACCGAGCAGGTTGGCGAAGACCTCCATGAGCGGCCACCGGCTGCCGTCGGGCAGCACCACCGCCAGCCGGTCGCCGTCCGGCACCACCCGCACCTCGGTCGCCGGGACCAACCGGTCGACCTCGCCGCCCCGGGCGGTGTCGATGCCGAGCTGCCGGTCGGCCGGGCTGGTCAGCCCGTACGTGGTGCGGGTGGTGACGCGGGGGAAGCCCTCCGGGTAGAGCACCCGGACCCGGGCGGGGCCGAGGTCGGCGTCCAACCCGGCGCGCAGCGCCGCCGGATCGGGGTGGAACGGCACGAACACCGCGCTGTCGAAGGTGGCGTTGGCCGGGTGCAGCTCGCCGAGCACGAGCAGGAACTCGCCCCGGTTCAGCGCGGCCAGGTCGGTGGCGCTGATCTGCACGTCCGGGCTGTGGATCCGGGCCGACGGCCAGCCGGGCGCGCTCGCCGGGAACACCCGCCGGGCCCGGTCGGCCAGCTCCACGCCGCGCAGCCGCAACTCGGGCTGCCCGGGTGGCAGCGCGGCCAGGTCGAACAGGTCCGCCCAGCGGGCGGTGAAGCCGGCGGTGGTGGCGGCCAGCGGACCGTCCTGGGCCATCAGCAGCCCCTGGGCCAGGGACCAGACGTCGGCCAACCGCACCGGCCCGTCGGCGCGCAGCTCCTCGTACAGCTCGGCGAAGATCCGTTCGCAGGCGGCGCCGATCTCGGCGGTCAGCCAGCGGGCCGCCTGGAGCACCACGGCCAGCGGCGTGGCGAGCGCGGCGAGCACCTCGGCGCCCACGCTGACGGTGAGGTCCCGGGCGCTCTCCTCGTAGGCGACCGTGCGGCCGACGTACATCTGACCGGCCTGCCGGGTGGCGGGTCGTCCGGTGACGGCGGTGAACTCCGCGTTCAGCACGGCCAGCGCGGCACCGAGCCGGTCCGGGTCTCCGGCGCTCGCGGCGACTTCGTCGCAGGCCACGCAGAGCCGTTCGAAGCCGGCGCTCACCTCCGCGCGCAACGCGAGATCGCCGATCGCGGCCAGCCTTTCGCGCAGCACCTGCTCGGCCCGGGGGCTGATCGGCAGGCCGGCGTCCCAGGTCAGCAGGCCACGCTCGACCAGCCGGTCGAGCAGCAGGAAGCCGTCGGCATCGGTGCGCAGCCCGGCGTCGCCGTCCGCGCGGACCCGTTCGACCAGGCGTACGGCCGGGGTGCGCCCGTCGCAGGAGACCAGCAACCGTGCGTCGAGGGCGGACAGCTCGACCGGCGGGTGCAGCGGCCGGTGCAGCCACCGACCCGTCACGCTCAGGTGCGGCGGCAGCGCTGGCGCCCACCAGCGGCGCACGGCCGGGTCGTCGGCGAGCCGGTCGGCGTACGCGATCAGCGCCCACGCCTCGAAGTGGACCTCGCGCCGGGACACCAGCCGCGGTCCCGGCCACAGCCGGGTCGCCGGGTCGGCGGGGTCGAACGTGCCCCAGCAGACCGGGCCGAAGAACCCGATCGTCTCGGCCTTTCCGCAGTAGCGCTGCCAGTAGCGCAGCAGGCTCAGCTCGCGCTTGCGCCGCCGGACGTTGCGCACCATCGGGTCGGTCCGCAGCAGCCCGTCCAGGGCGATCAGCATCTCCGGGTTCTGCCAGGTGACCGCCTCACGCAGCAGCGGGTCGGCGGCGATCCGGCCGGCGGCCGCCGAGGAGTCGGCCAGCGCCACGGCGAACGCCTTGTCGAACATCTCGGCGGCACCGCTGCCGGCACTCGCCCGCCCGTCGGCGGTCTCCTCGGCGGCCAGCAGCGCATCGGCGGCACCGGCGGCGTCCGGGGCGGCGAAGGCGGCCAGCCCGTCGGCCGGGAAGCCGGCGGTGCGCAGCACCACGTGGCGCCACACCGACCAACCCGTGTCGCCCAGGGGCAGCAGGTGGTTCATCGGGCCGACTCCGACTCGTCGGTGTCCACGATGTGCAGCCGCAACTCGCTGAAGTAGCGCCGGCCGGCCGCGTCGGGCACCCAGGCGTCCTGCGCGGTGGGCAGCATCTCGCTGACCACCAGGGTCGTGTCGTCGCCGCCGTCCCGGTCGGCCGCCCGGACCATCGCGCAGAACATGTTGGCGAAGGCGGGGCTGCTCAGGTCGACGAAGCACGGCTTGGTCTCGGTGCCGAGCTTGATGTACACCTGCTCCGGCAGGCCCAGCCGACGCCGCCAGTCCCGCACGGCCAGGAAGCGGGCCTGCTCCCCCGTCACCGCGCCGAGCCCACTCGCGCCGACGGTGGTCCGCCAGGTCTGCCGGGCCACCACCAGACGATCCAGCGTGATCCGCGGGGTGTACGGCGCGGCGGCGACGAGCTTGAACCCGTCCACGGCGTGCGTGCTGAGCAGGCCGGCGCAGACCTCGGTCAGCGGCCAGCGCTGCCCGTCGGCGCCGGTGACCACCAGCCGGCCGTCCTCATCCCGCACGGTCAGCGCCACGGTGGGCAGCACCCGCTCCGGCTCGGCGTTGGGCGCGGGCGCGAACGCCAACTGTCGGTCGGTCGGGCCGATCAGCGCCTCGGCGACCCGGCTGGTGCGCCGCGGCCAGTCGGTGGGAAAGAGCAGCCGGATCCGATCCGGGCCGAGATCAGCCTCCAGCGCGGCGCGCAGCCGCTCGACGTCCGGATGCGCGGCGGTGAAGACGTGACAGTCGAACGACGACCAGGCGGCGTGCATCTCGCCGAGCACGACGGTGTAGTCACCGCGGGCCAGCGCGTCCGCGTCCGCCGCACAGATCTGCAGGTCGGGGCTGTGCAGCCGGGCGTTGGACCAGCCCGGCCGGACGGTCGGGAAGACCTCGTCGACCCGGGCGGCGAGGTCCGCCACGTCCAGCCGCACGTCGGTGCTGCCCGGTGGCAGGTCGGCCAGCCCGAACAGCCCGGCCCAGCGGGCGGCGAACTCGCTGGCCACCGCGTCGACCGGGCGCGGCCCGCTGCCCCA
The nucleotide sequence above comes from Micromonospora sp. NBC_00389. Encoded proteins:
- a CDS encoding lantibiotic dehydratase, producing the protein MNHLLPLGDTGWSVWRHVVLRTAGFPADGLAAFAAPDAAGAADALLAAEETADGRASAGSGAAEMFDKAFAVALADSSAAAGRIAADPLLREAVTWQNPEMLIALDGLLRTDPMVRNVRRRKRELSLLRYWQRYCGKAETIGFFGPVCWGTFDPADPATRLWPGPRLVSRREVHFEAWALIAYADRLADDPAVRRWWAPALPPHLSVTGRWLHRPLHPPVELSALDARLLVSCDGRTPAVRLVERVRADGDAGLRTDADGFLLLDRLVERGLLTWDAGLPISPRAEQVLRERLAAIGDLALRAEVSAGFERLCVACDEVAASAGDPDRLGAALAVLNAEFTAVTGRPATRQAGQMYVGRTVAYEESARDLTVSVGAEVLAALATPLAVVLQAARWLTAEIGAACERIFAELYEELRADGPVRLADVWSLAQGLLMAQDGPLAATTAGFTARWADLFDLAALPPGQPELRLRGVELADRARRVFPASAPGWPSARIHSPDVQISATDLAALNRGEFLLVLGELHPANATFDSAVFVPFHPDPAALRAGLDADLGPARVRVLYPEGFPRVTTRTTYGLTSPADRQLGIDTARGGEVDRLVPATEVRVVPDGDRLAVVLPDGSRWPLMEVFANLLGSLLVDAFKLLDPAPHTPRITIDRLVVARRTWRTTVEESGLAGVTGEAARFLAVRRWRGRLGLPEQVFVKVGTEVKPCYVDLTGPLYAQSLCAMVDAAARSGPDVTLVVSELLPTPTDSWVTDAAGRAYVSELRLQITDPSSYPGGNR